From one Streptomyces sp. ICC1 genomic stretch:
- a CDS encoding DeoR/GlpR family DNA-binding transcription regulator, translated as MAEQAAQLAHQRRAFILDAVRRDGSVRVADLVGLLGVSDMTVRRDLDALARGGAVEKVHGGAVATVQASGHEPGFDAKSDLEGAAKAAIAATAATLVEPGSVVAVSGGTTAYAVAARLLGVPRLTIVTNSLPVAELVRAAGQGGGGAAPTLLLTGGSPTPSAALVGPLADLVIGSLHVDLLVLGAHGVTEEAGLTTPNLTEAQTNRALVASARRIAVVADHSKWGVVGLSGFAALDRADWFVTDAGMPAAARAVLAESVGELMVAGAEA; from the coding sequence GTGGCCGAGCAGGCTGCGCAGCTGGCCCACCAGCGACGCGCGTTCATCCTCGACGCGGTGCGCCGCGACGGCTCGGTGCGGGTGGCCGACCTGGTCGGACTGCTCGGCGTCTCCGACATGACGGTCCGCCGGGACCTGGACGCGCTCGCCCGCGGCGGCGCCGTGGAGAAGGTGCACGGCGGCGCCGTCGCCACCGTCCAGGCCAGCGGACACGAGCCCGGATTCGACGCCAAGTCCGATCTGGAGGGGGCCGCAAAGGCCGCCATCGCGGCGACGGCCGCGACCCTGGTGGAACCGGGCAGCGTGGTCGCGGTCTCGGGCGGCACCACCGCGTACGCCGTCGCCGCCCGGCTGCTCGGCGTTCCGCGGCTCACCATCGTCACCAACTCCCTGCCCGTCGCCGAGCTGGTGCGGGCCGCCGGCCAGGGCGGCGGGGGCGCGGCCCCCACCCTGCTGCTCACCGGCGGCTCCCCCACCCCCTCGGCCGCGCTGGTCGGCCCGCTCGCCGACCTGGTGATCGGCTCCCTCCACGTGGACCTGCTGGTCCTGGGCGCGCACGGGGTGACCGAAGAGGCCGGGCTGACCACGCCCAACCTCACGGAGGCCCAGACCAACCGGGCCCTGGTCGCCTCGGCACGGCGGATCGCCGTCGTGGCCGACCACAGCAAGTGGGGAGTGGTCGGGCTCAGCGGGTTCGCGGCGCTGGACCGCGCCGACTGGTTCGTCACGGACGCGGGCATGCC
- the galT gene encoding galactose-1-phosphate uridylyltransferase, with product MKKTLAKLADGRELIYFDHDESAVRDAPDQRPLDRVSSHPELRRDEATGDWITIASHRQARTYHPPAGECPLCPSRDGRLGEIPAADYEVAVFENRFPSLAGEAGRCEVVCFTPDHEAAFADLTPAAARLVLDAWTDRTAELSALPGVEQVYCFENRGAEIGVTLAHPHGQIYAFPFVTPRTAKMTAAAAAHRATTGRNLFEDLLTGARAATERVVTAGDHWTAFVPYAARWPYEVHLYPHRRVPDLTCLTEAERAEFPGVYLDLLRRFDRLFPVPGQPQGPTPTPYISAWHQAPRTQGGELALHLELFTVRRTADKLKFLAGTESGTEAFINDVAPEAAARRLREALA from the coding sequence GTGAAGAAGACCCTCGCGAAACTCGCGGACGGCCGTGAACTGATCTACTTCGACCACGACGAGAGCGCCGTGCGCGACGCCCCCGACCAGCGCCCGCTGGACCGCGTGAGCAGTCACCCGGAACTGCGGCGCGACGAGGCGACCGGCGACTGGATCACGATCGCCTCCCACCGGCAGGCCCGCACCTACCACCCGCCCGCCGGCGAGTGCCCGCTGTGCCCCTCCCGGGACGGCCGGCTCGGCGAGATCCCCGCCGCCGACTACGAGGTCGCCGTCTTCGAGAACCGCTTCCCCTCCCTCGCGGGCGAGGCCGGACGCTGCGAGGTCGTCTGCTTCACCCCGGACCACGAGGCCGCCTTCGCCGACCTCACCCCCGCCGCCGCCCGCCTGGTCCTGGACGCGTGGACCGACCGCACCGCGGAGCTCTCCGCCCTCCCCGGCGTCGAGCAGGTGTACTGCTTCGAGAACCGCGGGGCCGAGATCGGCGTGACGCTCGCCCACCCGCACGGCCAGATCTACGCCTTCCCCTTCGTCACGCCGCGCACCGCCAAGATGACGGCCGCCGCGGCCGCCCACCGCGCCACCACCGGCCGCAACCTCTTCGAGGACCTGCTGACGGGAGCCCGCGCCGCCACCGAGCGGGTGGTGACCGCCGGGGATCACTGGACCGCCTTCGTGCCGTACGCCGCCCGCTGGCCGTACGAGGTCCACCTCTACCCGCACCGCCGCGTCCCCGACCTGACCTGCCTCACCGAGGCCGAGCGCGCCGAGTTCCCGGGCGTCTACCTGGACCTGCTGCGCCGCTTCGACCGGCTGTTCCCCGTACCGGGGCAGCCGCAGGGGCCGACCCCCACGCCGTACATCTCCGCATGGCACCAGGCGCCCCGCACCCAGGGCGGGGAACTGGCCCTGCACCTCGAACTGTTCACCGTCCGCCGGACCGCCGACAAGCTCAAGTTCCTCGCCGGGACGGAGTCCGGGACGGAGGCGTTCATCAACGACGTGGCCCCCGAGGCGGCCGCGCGCAGACTTCGGGAGGCCCTGGCGTGA
- the galK gene encoding galactokinase encodes MNRTAQPEDEHSRAARAADAFHQLYGASPDGVWAAPGRVNLIGEHTDYNDGFALPMALPQTTLLAARARTDGRLRLHSAQGDGRITDLVVADLAPGVVTGWTSYPAGVLWALAGAGYGIGGADLHFDSTVPTGAGLSSSAALECAVAVAYDELYRLALTGPELARIAQRAENGFAGVPCGIMDQMASVCCTAEAALHLDARSPESHRQVPFDLLGQGLRLLVIDTRVTHDLGDGAYASLRAGCERAAALLGLPALRDLPAAELPRALRALPAELAPLVRHVVTENARVGEAVSRLEEGDAAALGPILTAGHASLRDDYRVSCPETDLVVTAALAAGALGARMTGGGFGGSVIALVEAGRQDAVGRSVTEAFAAAGHRPPHILEATPAAGARRLVL; translated from the coding sequence GTGAACCGGACCGCTCAGCCGGAAGACGAGCACAGCCGGGCCGCCCGGGCCGCGGACGCCTTCCACCAGCTCTACGGCGCCTCCCCGGACGGGGTCTGGGCGGCGCCGGGCCGGGTCAACCTCATTGGCGAACACACCGACTACAACGACGGCTTCGCCCTCCCGATGGCCCTCCCGCAGACCACCCTGCTCGCCGCACGCGCCCGGACGGACGGGCGGCTGCGGCTGCACAGCGCGCAGGGCGACGGCCGGATCACCGACCTGGTGGTCGCCGATCTGGCCCCGGGAGTCGTGACGGGCTGGACCTCCTACCCGGCCGGCGTCCTGTGGGCACTCGCCGGAGCGGGGTACGGGATCGGCGGCGCCGACCTCCACTTCGACAGCACCGTGCCCACCGGCGCCGGCCTCTCCTCCTCCGCCGCACTGGAGTGCGCGGTCGCCGTGGCCTACGACGAGCTGTACCGCCTGGCCCTGACCGGACCCGAACTGGCCCGGATCGCGCAGCGCGCGGAGAACGGCTTCGCCGGCGTCCCCTGCGGGATCATGGACCAGATGGCCTCCGTCTGCTGCACCGCCGAGGCCGCCCTCCACCTCGACGCCCGCAGCCCGGAGAGCCACCGGCAGGTGCCCTTCGACCTGCTGGGCCAGGGGCTGCGGCTGCTGGTGATCGACACCCGGGTCACCCACGACCTCGGGGACGGGGCCTACGCCTCCCTGCGCGCGGGCTGCGAACGGGCCGCCGCGCTGCTAGGGCTGCCCGCCCTGCGCGATCTGCCCGCCGCGGAACTCCCGCGGGCCCTGCGGGCCCTGCCGGCGGAACTGGCCCCCCTGGTGCGCCACGTGGTGACCGAGAACGCCCGGGTCGGCGAGGCCGTCTCCCGGCTGGAGGAGGGCGACGCGGCGGCCCTGGGCCCGATCCTCACCGCCGGCCACGCCTCGCTGCGCGACGACTACCGGGTCTCCTGCCCGGAAACCGACCTCGTGGTGACCGCGGCGCTGGCCGCCGGCGCGCTCGGCGCCCGGATGACCGGAGGGGGCTTCGGCGGCTCGGTGATCGCCCTGGTGGAGGCCGGGCGCCAGGACGCGGTGGGCCGGTCCGTCACGGAGGCCTTCGCGGCAGCCGGCCACCGCCCTCCGCACATCCTCGAAGCCACCCCCGCCGCGGGCGCCCGCCGGCTAGTGCTGTGA